The DNA segment ttctatgaaaaacattcataatttttattatttattattttaagtggtATGCCTACGTAAGTGTCACGTTATGCTGTATAGCTGCTGCAACATGTACAATTATAATGCCCCTGACTAGTCAGCAGTCATTACTAGCTAATATAATGCAGAAGGTCTATTTAGTCGGTATGTTTTAATGTCCATATCCAACCAACactaagaaaacaaacctcATCAAAACAgctatgaaataaaaaggtaatgCCCACATTTATGTAaacatttcctgctgctgttggatCTGAATTTGGATTGTCTCAGGCTCCAGATAGTTTGATGGAATTCACTCCTTTCTCATCAACACTTACCAATGATTCTGCCTAGCAAAACAgaaccaggaaaaaaagtgcaaaatcgattacactgaaacaaaacagacagaGCACGCAAGGAGCAAACTTGATAGCGTGCCATCTGAAGCAGACCTTGTTGTTTGGCATTGTCTGCTGCTTCCCAAGTCTTTAATTAgcctggaaagcagcaaaataattaCAGGTACACTGACAACTAgttgggaatatttttttttgtcctccgTCTTTTTGgaccttttttcccctcctaagCAAGCACACAAAATAAGCTGTAGTCTCTGCAGCTCTACTTGTAACGCCTTATGGCAGATTTAGCAAACTGGGTAGTAAAGCTTCACATCCCATTAATGCATGTCAAAGGTTTTCCCACTCAACTGTAAGTCACAAGGTATCACTTCTAgtttacagaaaaatgattaGGGCAGATTTAACAGCAGCTTTGAACTGTGTAAATACTAACACTTCTTGACCATTCTTCACATTACATCACCACACTCATTTTTGCTAGATGTACATGTTCTAAAACTGTCACGACCACAAGTCCAGTACAGCCTGGCTTGAATATGTGCAAATGTCAGACAGAGGAGGCAACCATGGACTCCAAATAGGAGACTGAGGATATACAAGTGAGTTCCTCCTAAAAGccagaaaaatgagaataacatttaaaaaaataaatagcagcaaGGAAGCATGGTTCAGTGTGGATATCTGAACCAGCCTGGGACTAATTCTAAGAGCTAATTTGCTTtcaattcctttccttttatatCCATGGTCTGTTTGTCAATATTACTTCCCTGCTGGATCAGCAGTGACTGGTAGAAGGTTCCCACTGGCTTCCTTCTTCCACAACTTGACTCTACCCTGAGCATCATCCAGGCTGTAGATAAACTGGAAGTGCTAGAATAGATAACAACTGTTCCTGTGATAGTTATTAATTCCCATAGTTATTGTGAAAGGCAGGTTAGCTCCTTGAAGGAACGTCACCAGATGTGATTTTGAACTCATGAAGCTGTTTCAAGCAACGTGTCTGTGCTGCCTGTAGCTCAGATTCTTAAATCAGAGGAGCTAGAATTTAAGTGAGTGTGTGTTACAAAAACCCAGGATGTTTCTGGTCCATAAATACCTGGCTTTGATGGTATTGCTATTGAGGGCACGTTTGGTAGTGGTACTGTCTCGGGACCACTTATTTCCAGCAAGTTTTTGTCTAGTTCTTCTTGTTCTAGTTCCTCTAGTTCAGCCATAAGTTCATCCTAGTTttataaaggagagaaaaaaaaagaaatttttagaTCATATTTATTATCAAGCAGATTTAGCTGGTCATGTTATCACAGAAAATAGCTTAATTGCACAGGATCAGAGCAATCTGAGGAATCTGAATCTTTGTCTGAATTCCTGTATTGTTCTCTTCTAGACTGAAGATGGTGgggaaagcagtgaaaaaagaaGATAGTGCAAGCCTAAATGTTATCAGATCGAGTCATCCAGACCATTCTCAGCATAAAATCAGGTACACAACTGCTGTATGTACTGGTAGAAACAGCAAGTCATACGTTCCAGGAGAGATTTTATGTCCCAGTACTATAACTAGATACACGCAGCATGCAGATATTAAACGATTTCAtttaaacagaggaaaattCAAAGCATACCTCATCAAAATCTTCCCCAAATCCTACTGGCTTTGAGATGGCTGTTGAAATCTCATCTGCCAGCTCTTGCTGTTCTGCAATGTCTTGCATTAACTCATCTACTTTATCAATATCcctgtaaaacaaaagaaagagtaaGCAAATCAGGCACTCTCCCAATCAGCACTTACGACCgtatttcctgttttctatAATAATGCCACACCATGGTGACATTTCACAAGGttctttctcaaaaaatattttgcatgcaaGTCTAAGTTCTATCTTCCTACACCTCACACCctgatctcaaaaaaaaattattcattttttttcttcttttcccaagAAGCTTAGCTCACAGCAATTATATACAGAGACCTTGTACAAAGAGgttttggtttgtattttgacattaataataatttgctCTGTTCCCTAATCCAGCATTATTATATTACATCTAAAATATCTGCTTTTGGAACAAGTACAACATTCCCATAATGTAGTTTACCTTTAATTACTGCTACATACACAAACTCCAAAGAAACTGCTACAAACGCAAACTGCAAGGAAGGAAGTTTAACTCTCCCCCCTTGAGACTTAAAATTCTTGCTGTTGTGAGGTGGATCTGCAGTGGTACACCCTCCCATTTGCTTTAAACTACACTGATGCTAGCCTTCTGTTGGACAAAGTACATTTGCCATTATCGGCTTTGCATCATATGACGTGGTACCAAACTGAGAAAGTGTTGGTCAATACACAAATATACctaatattttagttttatttaagttatagccttttaaaaagattttgctACACTCACTGTACTGTTCGTTATGAAAAACTTGGTATTTAGCAGCTCAAGCAAACACCAAACTAAAGATTGCTACAGGCAGAAAAAGAGGGGAGTAACTTACATGTTGTCGTGAGCAGCTTTCATAGCTTTAGCAGCAAGCCCCATATTCTTAAGCACTTCCGTGTTCGTGTTGGCATTTTCAAGGGCTTCCCTCTGAAATTCAATTGTGGATAACGTGCCATCAATCTGCGCAAGCTGCTTCTCATACCTTTTCTTACGCTTCAGGGCCTGAAGAGCAGCTAAtcaacagaagggaaaaaaaaagtaggatttGTGAGATTTGTGCCCCAGACAGCCCCTCACATTCTGTAAAAAAATGGTACGAGGTACAGAGCAATGTCTAACATCttctattgtttgttttatatttacctCCTTCAAAAACATTGCTCAAACGTGGCCAAACGTGAGCTGCCCATCCATCCCCTGCCTCCAGAAGGACACGAGCCAAGCAGTGACTCGAGGGCTCAGCACGGCCCCGCCAGCCGTAACAGACCACAAGGCAGAAGCCACGTTAGAGCAAACAGCAGGCTTCACCCTGCGAGCTGGTGTGCTTGGGAACCTCTGCTCGCTCAGCAGAGCACGGCACAGCTGCAGGCGCAGCAACCATCGCACGAGGttatgctgctgctgcccctgccgGCCAGCTGAACTcctgtgcagctgcagggagaagcagcGTGTTTGTAGGTAGAGTAGTCCCAAATAAAACTCTGCGTGGACTggtccagctcctcctgcagcactcagctcctcccaggaggggaaggaacccgggcaggcagcagcagcctggtgcaCGCTCGATCCGAGGACACGGTGACAAGGAGTCAGATTTACACGTGGCCTCACCTGGACTTGGTTAAAAGTCTGGTAGGGGTTGTGCAGAGGCAAAACCTACCGAGCACTGTTGCTGATGGACCAAGTACAACACAATGAGAGACGACAACTTCCCTCCGAGGCACTGCTGCTCCCCTGAGAGCAGATTTCTTGCTTGCGGTGTCACGGACTTGGTTGTACAATACACGTCCACCCACTTTAAAAACGCAGCTTGGACACACACCGCTGTCATGACAGCCTTCCTCTCCGTTTCTTAACTTACAACACTATTTCAAACCTTTGCCTGTCCCTGTTACAATTCCCTGGCAGATATTTTGGAGAGCTGGGGGactaaagaggaagaaatcctGGCAGCTTCCCTTATCTCCTCTACTAGAGCCACGATAACTTTGTGACACGCTGCGTAAATTCCTGCAACAGAAGCAGAATAGCTTGTTTCCTCGGAGCAGATTAAGCCAGCAGACACCTCTTGTATTGTCAG comes from the Aythya fuligula isolate bAytFul2 chromosome 16, bAytFul2.pri, whole genome shotgun sequence genome and includes:
- the CHMP4B gene encoding charged multivesicular body protein 4b, with amino-acid sequence MSGFLEKIFGVGAGGKGGGKGPSPQEAIQRLRDTEEMLSKKQEFLEKKIEQELAAARKHGTKNKRAALQALKRKKRYEKQLAQIDGTLSTIEFQREALENANTNTEVLKNMGLAAKAMKAAHDNMDIDKVDELMQDIAEQQELADEISTAISKPVGFGEDFDEDELMAELEELEQEELDKNLLEISGPETVPLPNVPSIAIPSKPAKKREEEEDEDMKQLVAWAGAGEQ